In the genome of Bacillus sp. S3, one region contains:
- a CDS encoding DUF6602 domain-containing protein, with protein sequence MLKQSIHAAAKKMQIDFEEVTENINHMGERGSSREEILLSYLRKYIPNKYEMNNGVIIDATGEQSRQQDIIIYDSFNSPVLLNMQSTKMVPIESVFSVIEVKSSLNKTEINKCVNNISSVKSLVKNSLDEINSPTAGFVFAYTSSTTLETLLDNLVEANNQVEKHKQISALCILDKGIIVNVSKKGLKEITLLPNEDSTPAIIKNSAENNLMLFYLLLMQYLNQSSVSVPNLLKYANAGELLNIEYSIPKKHVPLDGYYKFNEGIIELDTVYTMMNDSDLLKKIQDRKASSEDIMLYFSRQLKNIINYAEKFSGASQRTMEFMGKIYQVSDIEKATVIFNKLNNGEEVNKQDLDFYTELNKDMYTQYQTQP encoded by the coding sequence ATGCTTAAACAATCTATTCATGCTGCAGCCAAAAAGATGCAAATTGATTTTGAAGAAGTAACGGAAAACATTAACCATATGGGAGAGAGAGGGAGCAGTAGGGAAGAAATTTTACTTAGCTATTTAAGAAAGTATATTCCTAATAAATATGAAATGAATAATGGAGTAATAATTGATGCAACTGGTGAGCAAAGTAGGCAACAAGACATTATCATTTATGATTCGTTTAATAGTCCTGTTTTATTAAATATGCAGTCTACAAAAATGGTACCCATAGAGAGTGTTTTTTCAGTTATTGAGGTTAAATCATCATTAAATAAAACTGAAATAAATAAGTGTGTAAATAATATTTCAAGTGTTAAATCGTTAGTTAAAAATAGTTTGGATGAAATAAATTCACCCACTGCTGGATTTGTATTTGCTTATACATCATCTACAACTTTAGAAACATTATTAGATAACCTTGTTGAAGCAAATAATCAAGTAGAAAAACATAAACAGATTAGTGCATTATGTATATTAGATAAAGGAATAATTGTAAATGTATCAAAGAAAGGCTTGAAGGAAATTACTCTTCTACCAAATGAGGATTCCACTCCTGCAATAATTAAAAACTCAGCTGAAAATAATTTAATGTTATTTTATCTCCTACTGATGCAGTACCTTAATCAATCAAGTGTATCTGTACCAAACTTATTAAAATATGCAAATGCTGGCGAGTTGTTAAATATAGAGTACTCAATACCTAAAAAGCATGTTCCATTAGATGGTTATTATAAATTTAATGAAGGAATAATTGAATTAGATACTGTCTATACAATGATGAATGATTCGGATTTGCTAAAAAAAATACAAGATAGAAAAGCTAGCTCAGAAGATATAATGCTATATTTCAGTAGACAATTAAAGAATATTATTAATTATGCCGAAAAGTTTTCTGGGGCAAGCCAACGTACTATGGAATTCATGGGAAAGATTTATCAAGTTTCTGATATTGAGAAAGCAACAGTTATATTTAATAAATTGAATAATGGGGAAGAAGTTAATAAGCAGGATTTAGATTTCTATACTGAGCTTAACAAAGATATGTATACACAATATCAAACTCAACCGTAA
- the istA gene encoding IS21 family transposase, with the protein MIKYREILRLNDQGLSNRSIASSCGCSRNTVNNVIKRADELQVSWPLKGDFTDTDLQNVLYPEKGKSDLRKQPDCEHIHKEMAKSGVTLSLLWHEYSEACRQRREIPYSYRQFCRFYHNYATVSKATMRIKRKPGEIMEVDWAGQTAFLKDSLTGESIPAYVFIAALPCSQYSYVEAFVSMDTASWITAHLHAFDFFGGVTQMIVPDNLKTGVVKASSTDPVINRTYQEMAEHYHTAIMPARVRQPKDKANVERTVGIISTWIIASLRNETFFTLNELNKAIKEKLAEFNQKDFQKKSGSRQTAFMEEEKFALLPLPGSPYELATWKKATVQYDYHIIVDKMYYSVPYEFIKYEVDVRITRKIIEIFYKNFRIASHMRLEGKDGQLSTIPEHMPIQHKQYLDFNRDYFLKWAEAVGPNSLAMVNALLNSYKVEKQALKSCMGLTKLADQYSIERLESACKRAFSYSPRPNLNSIKTILKTGQDKLNTSATRTTDVDKVDQDFTHGFVRGAAYYGRKDK; encoded by the coding sequence GTGATCAAATACCGTGAAATTCTGAGATTGAACGACCAAGGTCTCAGTAACCGCAGTATTGCGTCTAGTTGCGGTTGTTCTCGCAATACTGTTAATAATGTGATAAAAAGGGCTGATGAATTACAGGTTTCCTGGCCGCTTAAGGGTGACTTCACTGACACTGACCTTCAGAATGTACTCTATCCGGAAAAAGGTAAGTCGGATTTGAGGAAGCAGCCTGACTGTGAGCACATCCACAAAGAAATGGCCAAAAGTGGTGTTACTCTTTCCCTGTTATGGCATGAGTATTCTGAAGCATGTAGGCAACGGAGGGAAATTCCCTATAGTTACCGCCAGTTTTGCCGCTTCTATCATAATTATGCGACCGTATCCAAGGCAACGATGCGGATTAAGAGGAAGCCAGGAGAAATCATGGAGGTCGATTGGGCCGGCCAAACTGCATTTCTAAAGGATTCCCTTACAGGCGAATCCATTCCTGCGTATGTATTTATAGCTGCACTTCCGTGCAGTCAATATTCTTATGTGGAAGCCTTTGTGTCCATGGACACCGCCAGTTGGATTACCGCTCACCTCCACGCTTTTGACTTTTTCGGTGGAGTTACCCAAATGATTGTCCCTGATAATTTAAAAACAGGGGTTGTTAAAGCATCTTCTACGGATCCAGTCATTAACCGAACATATCAGGAGATGGCGGAACATTATCATACAGCTATCATGCCTGCGAGGGTAAGGCAACCAAAGGACAAAGCGAATGTGGAACGGACTGTGGGGATTATTTCAACCTGGATTATCGCTTCCCTACGGAATGAAACATTCTTTACCCTAAATGAATTGAACAAGGCAATCAAGGAAAAATTGGCTGAGTTCAACCAGAAGGATTTTCAAAAGAAAAGCGGAAGCAGGCAAACTGCCTTCATGGAGGAAGAGAAGTTCGCGCTCCTTCCGTTACCTGGTTCTCCGTACGAGTTGGCAACTTGGAAGAAGGCAACCGTACAATATGATTATCACATAATAGTGGATAAAATGTATTACTCGGTTCCCTATGAATTTATCAAATACGAGGTCGATGTAAGGATAACCCGAAAAATCATAGAAATATTTTATAAGAATTTCAGAATTGCATCCCATATGAGGCTAGAGGGAAAGGATGGGCAGCTCTCTACTATTCCGGAACATATGCCGATTCAGCACAAGCAGTATCTTGATTTCAATCGGGACTATTTCTTGAAATGGGCTGAAGCAGTTGGTCCCAATTCATTGGCGATGGTTAATGCACTTTTAAATTCCTATAAGGTAGAAAAACAGGCATTGAAGTCATGCATGGGGCTGACCAAACTGGCCGATCAATATTCCATTGAACGTCTAGAATCTGCTTGTAAACGGGCATTCTCATATTCGCCAAGGCCTAATCTTAATAGTATTAAAACCATTTTAAAGACCGGACAGGATAAATTGAATACTTCTGCCACTCGAACTACTGATGTTGATAAAGTCGACCAAGACTTTACGCATGGTTTTGTAAGAGGCGCAGCCTACTATGGGAGGAAAGATAAATGA
- a CDS encoding helix-turn-helix transcriptional regulator translates to MEHYEVIEKSLLYIENNLQQPLSLESVSNSFNMSKYYFHRLFSAIMGCSLNQYTLSRRLNASVQYIQNENLSLTEIAYQLNFGTPSSFTRAFKSQYGIAPSSLRKNRKTIALEDIPPVIKRPIKNINGDIVADFTLTNFKTTRISGVAFEVDLARSDFKEKIRSYSRMLVNSIDETISSPCYIIYSNCQPYSTKFKALIGIPQNLKINKPNYFKVDVQQFFCAKFKYFGDLLDIGDVFITDFARFLKISKQETEESDIELIQVFENIHNLDSSYHIFVPIKKLSSDDVE, encoded by the coding sequence ATGGAACATTATGAAGTAATTGAAAAATCTTTATTGTATATTGAAAACAATTTGCAACAACCATTATCATTGGAGTCTGTTTCAAATTCCTTCAATATGTCTAAATACTATTTTCATAGACTCTTTTCTGCAATAATGGGCTGCTCATTAAACCAATACACTTTATCAAGAAGATTAAATGCATCTGTTCAATACATTCAAAACGAAAACTTATCATTAACAGAAATTGCGTATCAACTAAACTTTGGAACTCCATCGTCCTTCACCCGCGCTTTTAAAAGCCAATATGGTATCGCCCCAAGCTCTCTAAGAAAAAATAGAAAGACCATTGCCCTAGAAGACATTCCTCCAGTAATTAAAAGACCAATTAAAAACATCAATGGGGATATCGTTGCCGATTTTACACTAACAAATTTTAAAACAACTCGAATAAGTGGGGTAGCATTTGAAGTTGATTTAGCAAGAAGTGATTTTAAAGAAAAGATTCGATCTTATTCGAGAATGCTCGTAAACAGCATTGATGAAACAATCAGTAGTCCTTGTTATATCATCTATTCCAATTGCCAGCCATACTCAACTAAGTTCAAGGCTCTAATCGGGATTCCACAAAATCTAAAAATCAATAAACCAAATTATTTTAAAGTAGATGTTCAACAATTTTTTTGTGCTAAGTTTAAATATTTTGGTGATCTTCTAGATATAGGAGATGTCTTTATTACTGACTTTGCAAGATTTTTAAAGATTTCGAAACAAGAAACAGAGGAATCCGATATTGAACTTATTCAAGTGTTTGAGAATATTCATAATCTTGATTCTTCCTATCATATATTCGTACCAATCAAAAAACTCTCCAGTGACGACGTTGAATAA
- a CDS encoding STAS/SEC14 domain-containing protein — protein sequence MNVKNISTSISEDIIITNLTGFITLADVNIWFNSFEKTCYSFIRQGKKYKLLVNRKGYTPEHFSVQKLWKDKLFSNNILENTIAVAFLLEEGDILIHLEQSNTKDNAMFSSNYDQLIDWLTKYK from the coding sequence TTGAATGTTAAAAATATAAGTACATCCATTTCTGAAGATATTATTATTACTAATTTGACAGGTTTCATCACCCTTGCTGATGTAAACATCTGGTTTAATTCATTTGAGAAAACGTGCTATTCATTTATTAGACAAGGAAAAAAGTATAAGTTGTTAGTTAATCGTAAAGGTTATACTCCAGAACATTTTTCTGTACAAAAATTGTGGAAAGACAAATTGTTCTCTAATAATATATTAGAGAACACCATTGCAGTTGCTTTTTTATTAGAAGAAGGGGATATTCTAATTCACCTTGAACAGTCTAATACCAAAGACAATGCAATGTTCTCAAGTAACTATGACCAATTAATTGACTGGCTTACTAAATATAAATAA
- a CDS encoding nucleoside triphosphate pyrophosphohydrolase yields the protein MPIYNKLVRDKIPKIIQATGKQCSAKILNNDEYIKALQKKSFEELQEYVDSKNNDEAVEELADILEIIHSFAEYHGVSMEEVEEVRKRKLEMRGGFKERIYLIEVEE from the coding sequence ATGCCTATATACAATAAACTAGTCCGCGATAAAATACCAAAAATCATTCAAGCTACAGGTAAGCAATGCTCCGCAAAAATTTTAAATAATGATGAATATATCAAGGCCCTTCAGAAGAAAAGTTTCGAGGAACTTCAAGAATATGTTGATAGCAAGAATAACGATGAGGCAGTTGAGGAACTGGCAGATATACTGGAAATCATCCATTCTTTTGCAGAGTACCATGGCGTTTCAATGGAGGAAGTTGAAGAAGTACGGAAAAGAAAGCTGGAGATGCGTGGCGGTTTTAAGGAAAGAATTTATTTAATTGAAGTGGAAGAATGA
- a CDS encoding AAA domain-containing protein: protein MNVENHLILVKTKDKTEEIDLCKYENGKWMVRYKSNSKVYSYQYINVNWFKDPKIIDHETCMIYENNLPVTGIVRILDFGDYIKLIFKTGYKRVYERSRITIEETCLAQRTAYNTFDYLKTLAGYVSVKDEKDISFLSKQYNKLNMISPRSVLSAYLEGKPLNEQNRQRQAIFPFGFNISQKSATEKALMNQISVIEGPPGTGKTQTILSIIANAIMNNKSVAIVSNNNSATANVLEKLQKYGVDFIAAYLGNNENKAKFFKEQIGTYPEMSDWALPPSDHQQIKSNLREIQKTLNEMLVYQNKQAVLKQELASLQTEYKYFNQYCEQSDNQQLKFRSFFRYSADRILTILHEYKRNVKRGKIPFKSKLYNLFVYGLYNFNLYKHSPEAVISFLQKTYYETKMKEISEKIAAFSKKMENYDFENAMKEYSQSSMELFKAKLADKYGKGGSRSLFTNDALWKGFDPFIKEYPVILSTTHSLRSCAKNNYLFDYVIIDEASQVDIVTGALALSCAKNAVIVGDVKQLPNVVPSEVASTTERIFESFNMDDAYNYANHSLLSSILSLYKNIPKTLLKEHYRCHPKIIGFCNQKFYNNELIVLTNTREEDKPLILYKTAKGNHARGKVNQRQIDVVFNEIIPEQKINADRQSVGVISPFRLQANELKKAIAGRNIEADTVHKYQGRERDVIILTTVANEIALNDFADNPKLINVAVSRAVDKLIVVVAEGSEEWVGTNIGDLVRYIQYNNFEIIESQIYSVFDLLYSSYSNKLLEVMKRSKKVSQFKSENLMNAVIEKVVGQPEFQSLDWVLHQPLRMLIKDPNKLTEDERKYAMNVLTHTDFVIFNKLDKMPVLVVEVDGHAYHANNPTQLKRDKMKDEILRKYGIPIIRMETTGSGEEEKLRMKLVEILKLEPNLKELINS from the coding sequence TTGAATGTTGAAAATCATCTTATTCTTGTAAAAACCAAGGATAAAACAGAAGAAATCGACTTATGTAAATACGAAAATGGCAAATGGATGGTTAGATATAAGAGCAATAGCAAGGTTTATTCTTACCAATATATAAATGTAAATTGGTTCAAAGACCCAAAAATAATAGATCATGAGACCTGTATGATTTATGAAAATAATCTACCTGTCACAGGCATCGTTAGAATATTGGATTTTGGAGATTATATAAAACTTATTTTTAAAACTGGGTACAAAAGAGTGTATGAGCGGTCGAGAATAACAATTGAAGAAACCTGTTTAGCCCAAAGAACAGCATATAATACATTTGACTATCTTAAGACACTAGCAGGCTATGTAAGTGTTAAGGATGAGAAGGATATTAGCTTTTTAAGCAAGCAGTACAATAAACTTAATATGATTAGTCCTCGTAGTGTTTTGTCTGCGTATTTAGAAGGTAAACCATTAAACGAACAAAATCGACAAAGACAAGCTATTTTCCCTTTTGGTTTTAATATTAGCCAAAAATCCGCAACTGAAAAAGCGTTAATGAACCAGATTAGTGTAATCGAGGGGCCACCTGGAACTGGGAAGACACAAACGATTTTAAGTATCATTGCCAATGCCATTATGAACAACAAATCTGTTGCGATTGTTTCGAATAATAACTCCGCAACGGCAAATGTCCTTGAAAAGCTGCAAAAGTATGGAGTTGATTTTATTGCTGCCTATTTAGGTAACAATGAAAACAAGGCAAAGTTCTTCAAGGAACAAATTGGTACATATCCAGAAATGAGTGATTGGGCCTTACCACCCTCCGATCATCAACAAATTAAATCGAACTTACGAGAAATACAGAAAACATTAAATGAAATGCTAGTTTATCAAAATAAGCAAGCGGTTTTGAAGCAAGAGCTGGCTTCCTTGCAAACAGAATATAAATATTTTAATCAATACTGTGAGCAATCTGACAATCAACAACTTAAATTCCGCTCTTTCTTCCGCTATAGTGCAGACCGGATTTTAACAATATTGCATGAGTATAAACGCAATGTTAAAAGAGGAAAAATTCCATTTAAAAGCAAATTATATAACCTGTTTGTTTACGGATTATATAATTTTAATTTGTATAAGCATTCGCCGGAAGCGGTTATTTCTTTTTTGCAAAAAACGTATTATGAAACAAAAATGAAAGAGATAAGTGAAAAAATTGCTGCGTTTTCTAAAAAGATGGAAAACTATGATTTTGAAAATGCAATGAAAGAATACAGTCAAAGTTCTATGGAATTGTTCAAGGCAAAATTGGCTGATAAATATGGCAAAGGTGGGAGCAGGTCTCTTTTTACTAACGATGCTCTATGGAAGGGTTTCGATCCTTTTATAAAGGAATATCCTGTTATCTTAAGTACCACTCATTCCTTACGCAGCTGTGCTAAAAATAATTATCTCTTTGATTACGTTATTATCGATGAAGCTTCACAGGTAGACATAGTGACCGGCGCATTAGCACTATCTTGTGCCAAAAATGCTGTCATAGTAGGGGATGTTAAGCAGCTGCCAAATGTTGTCCCGTCTGAGGTTGCCAGTACAACCGAGCGAATATTTGAGTCATTTAACATGGATGACGCCTACAATTATGCGAACCATAGCCTATTATCTTCCATCTTAAGCCTATACAAAAATATTCCTAAAACTCTTTTGAAAGAGCATTATCGGTGCCATCCCAAAATCATCGGCTTTTGTAATCAAAAGTTCTATAACAATGAACTTATTGTTTTAACAAATACCCGGGAAGAAGATAAACCATTAATCCTCTATAAAACAGCAAAAGGAAACCATGCCAGGGGAAAAGTAAATCAACGGCAGATAGACGTAGTTTTCAATGAGATCATTCCTGAGCAAAAAATAAATGCTGATAGACAATCAGTTGGAGTTATTTCACCATTTCGCCTACAAGCGAATGAACTGAAGAAGGCCATAGCAGGAAGAAATATAGAGGCGGACACCGTACATAAATACCAAGGTCGGGAGAGAGACGTTATTATTCTCACAACAGTAGCAAATGAAATTGCATTAAATGATTTTGCTGATAATCCCAAACTGATCAATGTGGCTGTTTCACGTGCTGTGGATAAACTGATTGTTGTAGTTGCTGAGGGGAGCGAAGAATGGGTAGGTACCAATATAGGTGATTTAGTAAGATATATTCAATATAACAATTTTGAAATCATTGAAAGTCAAATCTACTCTGTATTCGATCTGCTTTATAGCAGCTATTCTAATAAATTGTTAGAAGTGATGAAGAGAAGCAAGAAGGTTTCGCAGTTTAAATCGGAAAACTTAATGAATGCGGTTATTGAAAAAGTAGTGGGACAGCCAGAATTCCAAAGCCTTGACTGGGTGCTGCATCAGCCATTAAGAATGCTCATCAAGGATCCAAACAAGCTTACAGAGGATGAACGAAAGTATGCCATGAATGTCTTAACACATACTGACTTTGTTATATTTAACAAGCTGGATAAGATGCCTGTATTGGTGGTTGAAGTGGATGGACATGCCTACCATGCAAATAACCCAACTCAACTAAAACGTGACAAAATGAAGGATGAAATCTTGAGGAAGTATGGAATTCCTATCATTAGAATGGAAACGACTGGGAGTGGAGAAGAAGAAAAACTTCGAATGAAATTAGTGGAGATATTGAAGTTGGAACCAAATTTGAAAGAGTTAATAAATAGTTAG
- a CDS encoding HNH endonuclease codes for MSHKLQVGEMKAAYLTDKEIWAHFNFIFSPKSKNSTTYKFVLIKSILENLYNVNDKLELPYSTLFSSFAKIYWNLVIHHNLNQINMTDKKAEVQKILLDVQAKYQIPNTLVFDKLSHELQVEIITKVKKRCKINVMGAIYGDTGCTIYDFDNGKEQAKLNSTFYSFMQRFHRVLNYLTNYHLALFLEKFNEKGDTTNLLLKVENVSKRCSLDQFYQVLSSFYNGKCFYCGKTIKKEAAHVDHFIPWSFVQTDQLWNLVIACSTCNLSKSDKLANELFLETVIDRNESLLSIKELKVREDMKVYSSHKLKDLYHYSVENGFTEFWTPKKRIL; via the coding sequence ATGAGCCATAAATTACAAGTGGGAGAAATGAAAGCAGCCTATTTAACAGATAAAGAAATATGGGCTCATTTTAATTTCATCTTTTCGCCAAAATCAAAAAACTCAACTACATACAAGTTTGTCTTGATTAAATCCATTCTAGAAAACTTATACAATGTCAATGACAAGCTGGAATTACCATACTCAACTCTTTTTTCAAGCTTTGCCAAGATCTACTGGAACCTTGTTATTCATCATAACCTTAACCAAATTAATATGACTGATAAGAAGGCCGAGGTACAAAAAATCCTCCTTGATGTCCAAGCCAAATATCAAATCCCGAATACACTTGTTTTTGATAAGCTGTCTCATGAATTACAGGTTGAGATTATTACCAAGGTGAAGAAGAGATGCAAGATTAATGTCATGGGTGCCATTTACGGTGACACCGGCTGCACCATTTATGATTTTGATAATGGGAAGGAACAGGCAAAACTTAATAGCACTTTTTACTCGTTCATGCAGCGATTCCATCGGGTTTTAAATTATTTAACGAATTATCATCTCGCGTTATTTTTAGAAAAATTTAATGAAAAGGGAGATACCACTAATCTGCTCTTAAAGGTAGAAAATGTCTCTAAGAGATGCTCGCTTGATCAGTTTTATCAGGTGCTCTCGTCATTTTATAATGGGAAGTGTTTTTACTGCGGGAAAACGATAAAGAAGGAGGCCGCTCATGTAGATCACTTCATTCCATGGAGTTTTGTCCAAACGGATCAACTGTGGAATTTGGTGATTGCTTGCAGCACTTGTAACTTGTCGAAAAGTGATAAATTAGCAAATGAACTATTTTTAGAGACAGTGATTGATCGCAATGAATCACTACTTTCAATAAAGGAACTTAAAGTGAGGGAAGACATGAAGGTGTATTCCAGTCATAAGTTGAAAGATCTGTATCATTATTCAGTAGAAAATGGGTTTACAGAGTTTTGGACACCGAAGAAAAGGATATTGTGA
- a CDS encoding ATP-dependent nuclease → MTYPFFKEVQIPGQFCSQPLRINFYGGITTFLGPNGSGKSQVLRKLKEQFGNTAFNRKVRLLTAGRLSQLENYRSNYDGQRGINYEGASFGGANLRQYRHQSESAIGDFHTLSIRPDIQIKVSERLSTLFNRNILIEWDSGNLKIKFSTIGGEPYSSAREASGLLQLVTILTALYDNEVSVLFLDEPEISLHPQLQSFLFQEIRRVAGDPTDRSKKMVVLATHSTEFLDILMPEDLTKIVFFESTLNKPKQIEPQTVELQNRKVRELLTRLGQAHKSAFFSSKPLLVEGPSDILICNALNQHLGLYLEAAGSQLVPVIGKGELPVVVKLFRLIGKKPVVITDLDTLADNITFLDIFSNNQEIVEKIQEMGHSDIISFSRSINNDFIAAINNYWDILLPMAEKHSYWINRDTSKDEIIAKKRAGMAVLLNMPSEEIKKLHNGEVLYGIKKRLISLFDTLEIAGCFILRKGTIENYYQSVTNVATGKPNAAVEEIQYLSTQSKEQINDAYSDIVRGLKYAASTNEIDEGKLVSNYLLAVVAPVLGSIDEQVTDDELQYRARKFVGEIASIFKLTKLNISQTPVIRVDLNSEILEIDGFPVDFPKGSNPIDIVRNSLN, encoded by the coding sequence ATGACCTATCCGTTTTTTAAAGAAGTACAAATACCCGGACAATTTTGTTCACAACCATTAAGAATAAATTTTTATGGTGGAATTACAACATTTCTGGGACCAAATGGTTCTGGTAAATCTCAGGTTCTAAGAAAATTGAAGGAGCAATTTGGTAATACTGCGTTTAATAGAAAAGTAAGATTGTTAACAGCAGGTAGACTCTCACAGTTAGAAAATTATCGTTCTAACTATGATGGTCAGAGAGGAATAAATTATGAAGGGGCTTCATTTGGAGGAGCTAACTTAAGGCAATATCGCCATCAGTCTGAAAGTGCTATAGGAGACTTTCACACATTGAGTATAAGACCTGATATACAAATAAAGGTGAGTGAAAGATTAAGTACACTCTTTAATAGGAACATCCTGATAGAATGGGATTCTGGTAATTTAAAAATTAAATTTAGTACAATAGGTGGTGAGCCCTATTCATCCGCCAGAGAGGCAAGTGGTTTATTACAATTAGTAACTATTCTTACTGCATTATATGACAATGAGGTAAGTGTGCTTTTTCTAGATGAGCCCGAAATATCATTACATCCGCAATTACAATCTTTTTTATTTCAGGAAATAAGAAGAGTTGCCGGAGATCCTACAGACAGATCAAAAAAAATGGTTGTCTTGGCAACACATTCAACAGAGTTTTTGGATATTTTAATGCCAGAAGACCTAACAAAAATTGTTTTTTTCGAATCAACTCTGAATAAACCTAAACAAATAGAACCACAAACTGTTGAACTACAAAATAGAAAGGTTAGGGAGTTACTTACTAGATTAGGACAAGCCCATAAGTCCGCTTTCTTTAGTTCTAAGCCACTACTAGTTGAAGGTCCAAGTGATATACTAATCTGTAATGCATTAAATCAGCATTTGGGCTTATATTTGGAGGCAGCAGGTTCACAATTGGTTCCTGTTATTGGTAAAGGTGAATTACCAGTAGTTGTTAAATTATTTAGGCTGATAGGAAAAAAACCAGTAGTGATAACTGATTTGGATACATTAGCTGATAATATTACGTTTTTGGATATTTTTTCAAATAATCAAGAAATTGTTGAAAAAATTCAAGAAATGGGGCATAGTGATATCATTTCTTTTTCTCGGTCAATTAATAATGACTTTATAGCTGCGATTAATAATTATTGGGATATTTTACTCCCAATGGCAGAAAAACATTCTTATTGGATTAATCGTGATACTTCAAAGGATGAAATAATTGCTAAAAAAAGAGCTGGAATGGCAGTACTATTAAATATGCCTAGCGAGGAAATTAAAAAACTCCATAACGGAGAGGTTCTATATGGTATAAAGAAGAGGTTAATTTCTTTATTTGATACTTTAGAAATAGCGGGTTGTTTTATATTAAGGAAAGGTACTATTGAGAATTATTACCAATCAGTAACTAATGTAGCCACAGGTAAACCGAATGCAGCAGTCGAGGAAATACAATACCTTTCAACTCAATCTAAAGAGCAAATTAATGATGCCTATTCAGATATCGTAAGAGGTCTTAAATATGCAGCTTCTACAAATGAAATTGATGAAGGCAAACTAGTGTCTAACTACTTATTAGCTGTTGTAGCTCCTGTGCTCGGAAGTATTGATGAGCAAGTTACAGATGACGAATTACAATATAGAGCGAGGAAATTTGTCGGAGAGATTGCTTCTATATTTAAATTGACTAAATTAAATATTAGTCAAACCCCGGTAATACGTGTTGATTTAAATAGTGAGATTTTAGAGATTGACGGCTTTCCAGTTGATTTTCCAAAAGGATCAAACCCTATAGACATTGTAAGAAATAGTTTAAACTAG
- a CDS encoding phospholipase D-like domain-containing protein, translating to MNLTEYTLNKLKDFIACGKGEESFYFSGPQLVKLFESVGFEDMYVMSKGFVGNDLRKSNMGLSRKEYVIDRLKRINSSKKLKEFIELFINAVLIDLDQYTIGDTEEKVFVANLNKIIKSNRYSIEKIEDRYCVMGNDTYDEPVKLETHFEDIQNQIIEEIKRAKYTIWVAVAWFTDQKLFEELVQKKKEGLNVQVIVIDDDINRKYGFRFEDHFETYRLPEHGMFKNIMHNKFCIIDLNTVISGSYNWTKKAQYNDESIDIKHSREATEPYATKFIELKKSSSKS from the coding sequence TTGAATTTAACGGAATATACTTTGAATAAGTTAAAAGATTTCATAGCATGTGGTAAGGGAGAAGAATCTTTTTACTTTAGTGGACCTCAGTTAGTAAAATTATTCGAATCTGTTGGATTTGAAGATATGTATGTAATGAGTAAGGGATTTGTTGGCAATGATTTAAGAAAGAGTAATATGGGTTTGAGTAGAAAAGAGTATGTTATTGATCGATTAAAAAGAATAAATAGTTCTAAAAAACTAAAAGAATTTATAGAACTATTTATTAATGCAGTGTTAATTGATTTAGATCAATATACAATTGGAGATACAGAAGAAAAAGTGTTTGTTGCGAATCTGAATAAAATTATTAAATCAAATCGTTATAGCATAGAAAAAATAGAAGATAGATATTGTGTGATGGGTAATGATACATACGATGAACCAGTCAAACTTGAAACCCATTTTGAAGATATTCAAAATCAAATCATTGAGGAAATAAAAAGAGCTAAATATACAATTTGGGTTGCTGTGGCGTGGTTTACTGATCAAAAACTCTTTGAGGAATTGGTCCAAAAAAAGAAAGAAGGTTTAAATGTTCAAGTTATAGTCATTGATGATGATATTAATAGAAAATATGGATTTCGTTTTGAAGATCATTTTGAGACATATCGATTACCAGAACATGGAATGTTTAAAAATATAATGCACAATAAATTTTGCATAATTGATCTCAATACAGTGATAAGTGGCTCTTATAATTGGACAAAAAAAGCTCAATATAATGATGAATCTATAGATATAAAACATAGTCGTGAAGCTACTGAACCTTATGCAACAAAATTTATAGAGTTAAAAAAATCGAGTTCTAAGAGTTAA